In Papaver somniferum cultivar HN1 chromosome 9, ASM357369v1, whole genome shotgun sequence, the genomic stretch TGACTTTTAAAGTTTCTACTTCTTTCTCGAGCCTTGTGGACTCATTTCTGAGTTCAAGAATTCTCTTTTCAAGAGTTGATAACTCCTCTTCTTTGGCACGATCCTGTTCGTTGTCATCGAGCGAGTGTTCTGATTCCAAGGCTAGTTTCAGAAGTATGTCTAACCGAGAAAGTAAGAACTCAACGTTCATTCCTAGATGTTTAAAACCAATTAAACTCTTCTGCCATGCTTTATAATCATCCTTAGGAGTACTAAGCTTACTTGCCTTGATGGCATCAGCAATATCGACTGTTTCACAAATCATACCTGCAACTAATTTACTGTTCATCCCTTGTATAAGATGTTTATGAAGATGAGTTTTCTGACTGCAGCAGAGCTCGTAGTACTTAGTTCTAACATTTGCAGATATCTCGGAATCTATAATCAAACCATTGACTACTATAGTGAAACTTTCTAAATCTGCAACATCCTGAACCTCAAAAATGGAGTGGGAAAATTTTATACGTTCCAACACTTCTGAATCAATTACCTCTTCACTACTATGGTCATCTAGCTGCCTCGAACTTGCTAGCAGAAGCGTAATATTTCGATCAATTACCTCTTCATCACTACGGCCTTCTGGCTGTCTCGAACTTGCTGGTGAAAGCATAATACTTAGATCAATTTCCACTTCATTACCATGGTCTTCTGGCTGTATCGAACTTGATAGTGGAAGAGTAACATCTTGATCCTCGCCATGAAGAGGAACTGAAGGATCAGACTTGACTTGTTTATGTCCAGGTCTTTTAGTCGTCTCCATTTCACTACAACCTTCAGGTAATGAGAGAACACTATCCTGATCTTCACCGAGTAGAGGGACTGTAAGATGAGATAATACGCGTTTGCGTGTGTTTCTTTCCTTAGCATCTGAGTGGTCTTCTCAGTTTGAAATCCATTAACAAAGGCAGTGAAAACACTTAGAATTACAACAGACTGCAAAACTAGGAACAATCAAATGGACAGACTCAGCTTAATGAGGGACGGCATAAAATTACCTGCTATGTCACTCCCTTCTTCCGGAATATCACATGCCAAACCGCGTGTTCCTCTTACTATGTAAACctataaattgaaaaaaataaaatgaaacttaAAAATGTTGAaccattttctctaaaatcactgAGAGTCAAACCGAATAATGATCACCTTGAATTTGGTAGCCTCAACTAACTGGAAGACCACAGCATCTCCTGCGGCCAAATTGTGTACCCTGGCAAACTGTCCCCATCCACCACTAAGTCCAAACTTCCGAGGAAGACATTTTACAATGTGCTCTTCCCCATCTTCATCCAACAAAGTTAAATCAAAGTCCTCTTTCGGTAGATTCAAAGAGCAAAATGTTGCAGGAAGTCCCTGTTAACAGAAAACCAACTTGGCAGCATTAATCAAATTTTCTCTAACTCCATAGTTTGTTCTGAATCCTAAATGCTTACATGATAAACAGAAAAATGGGGTGATCATTACCAGCCAAAACCCATTACTAACATGTGAGGGAAGCATAATTTTAATGAAGCTAGGGTATTTCGGATTTAAACTCGATTGGATTTCTTCAGCTCCCACTTGGGCTAATGATTTACTATGATCTTCAGTGGCGGTCAACAATGTCTTTGATCTGCATGCAGTTCAGGTGTCACGTAGACAACGTTGCTATCATAAAAACAGAAAACATCAATCATGCAAAAACAAAATCTGACCTTGTTCTCTTCTTTTCCTTTGTAGGATTGTGAACCACCTGTTGAGGGACAACCTTAGTGAGAGAAGAATCCGTTTCCTTAGTTGAACTTCTAGTCATTCTCTTGAGAAACCTGCCGTTGGGAATTTTCTGCTTGCCTTCCATATTGTTTGTTCTTCGTTTTTTTCGTTCAGATTGTGGAACTTAACGAGGGAAGTGAAGTCATAAAGGCCCGACTATCGGAAGCTTACATTTGTTATACCTCAGCTCGTTTCATGGCTAAAAATGCCACATTTGTCGAATTTTAATGCAACGTGTCGATAAGAAACtggaatatgagaaataactgtATTATAAATTTTGAGGGGCGACTTTATCAACAAAGCACCAGtggtctagtggtagaatagtaccctgccacggtacagacccgggttcgattcccggatggtgcattttttttttcttcagttttcaCTTGCACAAGTTTCAGCAAAAAACCTTCAGAAAGGTGTATTTCATTGCACAAAAAAACCATACAGCGCGAACACATATACAAGATGGTAAACTGCAAAAAGGGACGATTTCTCAAGAGACTGAATCACCAAGGAGATGCAGCCTCTTTCCTGAATGTCAATATATGCTTCTGCGCGTCCAGTTCCAGACATTTTATATCTTTCTCTAGCCTTCTGGAGTCATTTTTCAAGCGAAGAACTTTCATTTCAAGACTTGTTATTTCCTCAACAACGTGATTCTTTCTGCTCATAATGTCACGATACCTCTTATATTCAAATGCTTGTTCTGAATCAAAGGCTAGTTTAATAAGTTTGTTGAGACGGGAAACCAAGAAGCCAACATTCATTCCAAGTTTTCCAAATGCATCTAAACCCCTTGCCCATGATTCAAATTTATCCTTTGGGGTGTCAAGCGTACTTGCTCTAATGGCATCAGAGATATTGACTGTTTCAGAGATGATTCCTGCGACTAATTTGCTGTTCAGCCTCGGCGCGAGATGTTTATGAAGGAAAGCTTTCTGACTGCAGCAAAGCTCATAGTATTTGGTTCGAACATATTCAGTTATCTCAGAATCAATAATCAACCCGTTCACTGCTATGCGAAAACTCCGAAAACTCCCAACATCCTGAAACTCAACAATTGAGTCTGAAAGTTTCATGCCTTTCAAAACTTCTGAATCATCTACCACTTCATTATTATGGTCCATTGGTGGTGGTTCCAGAGAAAGTACACACATTTGAGCATCACCGAGAATAGGGGCTGAAGGATGCGACTTCACCCGTTTTCGTGTATACAGTTGAATTGGCATCAGGTCCTTGATATATACATCATCTTCTTCAATATCAAATGCAGAAGGAGAATGAGTTAAGCCTCTTAGAATTGtaatatttcaaaaataaaagaagtaAAAGAAGAATGAGAAGCATCATAGAAAATACCTAAGTCATTTTCTTTTGCAGGAACAGGGAACTCCGGAGGGTCAAGAGCAACATCAACATCCATCGAACCGTTTCCTCTTACAATATAAACCTATAAAATAGTGAATGTTACTGATAACCGCTTGCTATAAATACTCTAAAAGATGGACATATGCATGAAAGTTTAACAAGGGCTGGAGCACATTTTTCTGACATAAGTCCACAATGTTGCATATGAATACCAAAATACTGTGAAAAATATGTGTACGAATTGTGATCACTAATAAACTCAAATTCATAAAACAAGCTGCTACTACAACAAAAAATCACCCCAAATCAAATAATAATCACCTTAAATTTGGTAGCCTTGACTAACTGGAAAACTAAGACATCTCCTGCAATTAGCATGTTTGCAGTGGCAAAATGATCCCATCCACCACTTAGAGCGAACATCCGCGGATAGAATCTCACAATGAACTCATCCCCATCCTCAACCAACAAAGTAAGATCAACCTTTTCTCTTGGTAAGTTGGAATAACAGAAATTCCTCGGAATTTTCTGCTAATAAAGGAGCAACATTCAAGACAATACCATGAGAATTGCTGCTAACACCATAACTTGGTTCTGAAATCAAAATGTTCACTAGATAAATGGGAAACTGGGATTACCATCCATGGACCCCCACTAACTTGTGACTGGCGCATAACTTTAGTGAAGCTTGGATATCTCTGACTTAAACTCGATTGGATTTCTTCAGCTTGCTCTTGCGCTAATGATTTAGGCCTATAAATATTGTTCACCGATCTAGTTCGACTGCAGACAACATTTCCTCTCAAATTAAGATAATTAAAAACAAACAATGTGCAAGAAATGTTGGTATCAGAACATAAACTAACCTTGATTTATTCTTCATAGGATAAGCAACTACCTGTTCAACAACAACAAGTGACAACCCGTAATTCAGATTAGAGTGATTAGATCAATTTACAACCAGATCAAGTTGGTGGGTGCATACTGTGATGTGCTGAGCAAACCAACACTAagtaacaagatttttctactggTCTTTCTGAATCCCCAGTTGTGTATGCATGTATGTTTCAGAAAACTACTCAGACTTAAAATTTCAAATCCTTCAACCAGATACTCTTCCTAAGACAACCCAACACATCTTGCTACTTAACCAGGACACAATACACAGTTGATAGTCATCATACTCTAATGCATGGTACAAGATCCTCTGGCTCTGCCAATGTGATATCAAAATGCATGCGATGCGCTCATAAACATGACTGTAGTAAAGAGTAAACAGAAATTTTAAGCACcacaagaaaagaaataaaaaaaaatgaacttcACATTCTAAaatctaataaaaaataatagtgTAACAGTAAATAAAAAGTGAGACTGAAAGTAGAAAGTAATAACCGAGTTTGAAGAGTTATCCATGTCAGTAGCTGAAGTGCTGGGCGATTCCAGTTTCTTTGTCATGTTTCTATTTTGTTTGAGAGTCTTCcttcaaaaactcaagattccgCAGATGAAGGACAGAAACTAAACTGAAGTTTCCAactgttttggttttaagaataaCAACAACACCTCAGTTTGAAATGTCCATTTGTCGATCAACAAAATTAAGATAATTCCATTTGGCTATTTTACTGCAGCGACACGACATCCACCGAACCCAGTTATAATTTGTTCACAAAACGGCTGTGTGTTTAGCATT encodes the following:
- the LOC113308669 gene encoding B3 domain-containing protein Os01g0234100-like isoform X3, which translates into the protein MHFDITLAEPEDLVPCIRVVAYPMKNKSSRTRSVNNIYRPKSLAQEQAEEIQSSLSQRYPSFTKVMRQSQVSGGPWMKIPRNFCYSNLPREKVDLTLLVEDGDEFIVRFYPRMFALSGGWDHFATANMLIAGDVLVFQLVKATKFKVYIVRGNGSMDVDVALDPPEFPVPAKENDLEDDVYIKDLMPIQLYTRKRVKSHPSAPILGDAQMCVLSLEPPPMDHNNEVVDDSEVLKGMKLSDSIVEFQDVGSFRSFRIAVNGLIIDSEITEYVRTKYYELCCSQKAFLHKHLAPRLNSKLVAGIISETVNISDAIRASTLDTPKDKFESWARGLDAFGKLGMNVGFLVSRLNKLIKLAFDSEQAFEYKRYRDIMSRKNHVVEEITSLEMKVLRLKNDSRRLEKDIKCLELDAQKHILTFRKEAASPW
- the LOC113308669 gene encoding B3 domain-containing protein Os01g0234100-like isoform X2, giving the protein MTKKLESPSTSATDMDNSSNSVVAYPMKNKSSRTRSVNNIYRPKSLAQEQAEEIQSSLSQRYPSFTKVMRQSQVSGGPWMKIPRNFCYSNLPREKVDLTLLVEDGDEFIVRFYPRMFALSGGWDHFATANMLIAGDVLVFQLVKATKFKVYIVRGNGSMDVDVALDPPEFPVPAKENDLDDVYIKDLMPIQLYTRKRVKSHPSAPILGDAQMCVLSLEPPPMDHNNEVVDDSEVLKGMKLSDSIVEFQDVGSFRSFRIAVNGLIIDSEITEYVRTKYYELCCSQKAFLHKHLAPRLNSKLVAGIISETVNISDAIRASTLDTPKDKFESWARGLDAFGKLGMNVGFLVSRLNKLIKLAFDSEQAFEYKRYRDIMSRKNHVVEEITSLEMKVLRLKNDSRRLEKDIKCLELDAQKHILTFRKEAASPW
- the LOC113308669 gene encoding B3 domain-containing protein Os01g0234100-like isoform X1, whose protein sequence is MTKKLESPSTSATDMDNSSNSVVAYPMKNKSSRTRSVNNIYRPKSLAQEQAEEIQSSLSQRYPSFTKVMRQSQVSGGPWMKIPRNFCYSNLPREKVDLTLLVEDGDEFIVRFYPRMFALSGGWDHFATANMLIAGDVLVFQLVKATKFKVYIVRGNGSMDVDVALDPPEFPVPAKENDLEDDVYIKDLMPIQLYTRKRVKSHPSAPILGDAQMCVLSLEPPPMDHNNEVVDDSEVLKGMKLSDSIVEFQDVGSFRSFRIAVNGLIIDSEITEYVRTKYYELCCSQKAFLHKHLAPRLNSKLVAGIISETVNISDAIRASTLDTPKDKFESWARGLDAFGKLGMNVGFLVSRLNKLIKLAFDSEQAFEYKRYRDIMSRKNHVVEEITSLEMKVLRLKNDSRRLEKDIKCLELDAQKHILTFRKEAASPW
- the LOC113308669 gene encoding B3 domain-containing protein Os01g0234100-like isoform X4 — its product is MKNKSSRTRSVNNIYRPKSLAQEQAEEIQSSLSQRYPSFTKVMRQSQVSGGPWMKIPRNFCYSNLPREKVDLTLLVEDGDEFIVRFYPRMFALSGGWDHFATANMLIAGDVLVFQLVKATKFKVYIVRGNGSMDVDVALDPPEFPVPAKENDLEDDVYIKDLMPIQLYTRKRVKSHPSAPILGDAQMCVLSLEPPPMDHNNEVVDDSEVLKGMKLSDSIVEFQDVGSFRSFRIAVNGLIIDSEITEYVRTKYYELCCSQKAFLHKHLAPRLNSKLVAGIISETVNISDAIRASTLDTPKDKFESWARGLDAFGKLGMNVGFLVSRLNKLIKLAFDSEQAFEYKRYRDIMSRKNHVVEEITSLEMKVLRLKNDSRRLEKDIKCLELDAQKHILTFRKEAASPW